Below is a window of Desulfoplanes formicivorans DNA.
GTGGCCTGGGAACAGGGAAAGACCATGTTTCCGGGTAATGAACACGAAGGCTGGCAGTCCTGCCTGTGGCAACAACTGGTGGCCCGGCTCGGCGCCACCAACCATCGGGCCTCCCTGACCCGGCGGTTTCTTGACCGTCTGGCGGCAACAAGGACCCTGCCCCAAGGGTTTCCCCGGAGACTGGCCGTGTTCGGCATATCGAGTCTCCCCCCCATGTATCTGGATATCTTGAGCGGGCTGGGAAGGCATATCCCTGTTTCCCTGTATCTTCTGAGCCCCTGTCAGGAATACTGGGCAGATGTTGTTTCCCTGAAGGAAAAGGCCCGCCTGGCGGTCAAACAGGGAGAAAATGTGGATCTCAGTCATCTGGAAACAGGCAATGATCTGCTTGCCTCCCTGGGACGACTGGGCCGTGATTTTCAGGATCTGCTTCTGACGCACGGGCTGCTTGAGCAGGATATGCAGGTGTTTGTCGAGCCCGGCAACGATACCCTGTTGCACGAGATACAGGGGGACATTTTGGGCATGACCAACCCGCCCCAGACGGGGCGGGGCGAGTTCGTGCCTGACGATTCCGTGCGCATTGCTTCCTGTCACAGTCCCATGCGGGAGATAGAGGTTCTGCACGACCATCTTCTGGACCGTTTGGAAAAGCGTCCTGAACTGGTGCCCGAGGACATCGTGGTCATGTGCCCGGACATTGGAACCTATGCCCCCTATGTCCAGGCGGTGTTCGGTGCCCACAAGGGCAAATCGACATTCATTCCCTTTCACATAGCCGACCAGTCCAGGGAGCAGGAGCACCCTGCGGTCAAGGGATTTTTTCAGGTCCTTGATCTGGTCACGTCCCGGTTCGAGGCCTCGGCTGTCCTTTCACTGCTTGATTCCGTGTTTTTCCGGGAAAAGGCCGGTCTTGCTCCGGACGAAGTGGACATTGTGCGGGACTGGGTACGGGGCGTGGGCATCAACTGGGGGATTGATGCGGACTTCAAGCAGCAACTCGGTCTGCCCGGATATGGCGAACATACATGGGTGAACGGCCTCGAGAGGATGTTGCTCGGGGTCATGATGCCCCGGAAGATGTGGTCATCGGCAACCCAAGAGCGTGATCAGCATGCGGACGGAAACCGGGGAGGGGCTATTGTTCCCTTTGACCTGATCGAGGGGGGGCAGGCCGGGATTCTCGGACGGTTTGTGGAGTTTGTACGCATCCTGTTTGCTCATGTCACCAACCTGGAGCATCCCCGGTCGGCGCGGGGGTGGCGCACGGATCTTGTGGATCTTATCCGTGATCTCATGCAGGCGGGCGAGACGCTGGCCGAGGGCCTTCTGGATTTGGTCACCGGAATCGAGGATGTCTTTGCCCGGGCCGAGGCCAGCGGGTTTGACGGGGAGCTGGATTTTCCAACGGTGCGCTGTCTGCTCCGGGACGCGTTCGGGGATGTTGCTTCGGGGGGTCGTTTTCTGTCCGGCGGAGTGAGCTTCTGCACCCTGCAGCCCATGCGCAGCATTCCCTTTAAAATCGTCTGTCTGGTGGGACTTTCCGACGGGGCCTTTCCCCGTCAGGACCGGTCTGTGGGTTTTGATCTCATTCGTACGGCCATGCGCAAGGGGGATCGTTCCCTGCGCATGGATGACAGGTATCTTTTCCTGGAGGCCCTGATATCTGCTCGTGACGAGATCTATTTTTCCTATCTGGGTCAGGATGCCCGGGACAATACGCCCCTGCCTCCCAGTGTTCTTTTAAGTGAGGTCATGGATTACCTGGACAGGTATTATCCCCTTGACCAGGGCACGCTCTCGCAACGGTTGACCGTCATCCACCGGCTGCAGGGATTTCATCCCTCCTATTTTGATCCGGATTCACCCTGTACAAGCTATGTTCGGGACAATCTTGAGGGAGCGGTCAAACTGCTTCAGCCGCGAACCTCCTCTCCCTTTATCCAGGGTCCTCTTGCCTTAAAAGAAGAGCCGGTCCGGGAACTCCCTTTGGATGTCTTTCTCGAGTTCTGGAACAATCCGGCCAGATTTCTGGTGCAGCGTCGTCTGGGCATCATTCTGCATGCC
It encodes the following:
- the recC gene encoding exodeoxyribonuclease V subunit gamma, whose translation is MQTGCRTFLGNRLEDLVDQLAHALARPLDDPFEPECVMVQSQGMARYLSLELARRLKICANMRFSFPVVFFYDLFRLLLPDTPEDYPFAKENMVWELMDILPGFVKGPEGRALAGYLRDGRGIKIYQLAEKIAYHFDQYLIFRPDMVVAWEQGKTMFPGNEHEGWQSCLWQQLVARLGATNHRASLTRRFLDRLAATRTLPQGFPRRLAVFGISSLPPMYLDILSGLGRHIPVSLYLLSPCQEYWADVVSLKEKARLAVKQGENVDLSHLETGNDLLASLGRLGRDFQDLLLTHGLLEQDMQVFVEPGNDTLLHEIQGDILGMTNPPQTGRGEFVPDDSVRIASCHSPMREIEVLHDHLLDRLEKRPELVPEDIVVMCPDIGTYAPYVQAVFGAHKGKSTFIPFHIADQSREQEHPAVKGFFQVLDLVTSRFEASAVLSLLDSVFFREKAGLAPDEVDIVRDWVRGVGINWGIDADFKQQLGLPGYGEHTWVNGLERMLLGVMMPRKMWSSATQERDQHADGNRGGAIVPFDLIEGGQAGILGRFVEFVRILFAHVTNLEHPRSARGWRTDLVDLIRDLMQAGETLAEGLLDLVTGIEDVFARAEASGFDGELDFPTVRCLLRDAFGDVASGGRFLSGGVSFCTLQPMRSIPFKIVCLVGLSDGAFPRQDRSVGFDLIRTAMRKGDRSLRMDDRYLFLEALISARDEIYFSYLGQDARDNTPLPPSVLLSEVMDYLDRYYPLDQGTLSQRLTVIHRLQGFHPSYFDPDSPCTSYVRDNLEGAVKLLQPRTSSPFIQGPLALKEEPVRELPLDVFLEFWNNPARFLVQRRLGIILHAGQDGLQDVEPLERLDFLVGYLLGEDLMHADPKGWEEAFARARGANKLPPGTLGRRQFDVLQEEVGAMRMRVEAITSGDGGLEPLTGTIACHHHDIAALLGDVFPRGQVLQRFAKAKGRDFLRAWIHHLVLQVLAPSKGVRTTWMVAKDGTWRFDPVDDALSRLEELVDLFDQGHNTCLPFFPESSHVFAVESKKDLSRGRAKARTAWLGSGYGGNKGERENPYFSLCFRDVDALDQRFEELAEQVFGPLVQAMTRQG